Part of the Lucilia cuprina isolate Lc7/37 chromosome 5, ASM2204524v1, whole genome shotgun sequence genome is shown below.
TGAAAAaccttttttctaaattaaatccAACATAATATTTATCCATCTGTTACAATCACTGACATTGTGTGATATAAATCACGAAAGAAAAACGCTCATgtgttaaaagttaataaactcAATAGATTTGATGTGTTTAAAAGTAGACAACCAGAAAAACGATTCAAGAGTGTTTAATTTGGATTTATACAATCATATACATACTATTTAGATCTACtttaattctatttcagttccagttcagttctagctcaattttagttcagtttcacttctagtttagttcagttctaactcagttttagttcagtttcacttctagtttagttctagttcagttttatttcagttctagtttagttctagttcagttctagtttagttctagttcagttctagttcagttctagttcagttctagttcagttctagttcagttctagttcagttctagttcagttctagttctagttcagttctagttcagttctagttcagttctagttcagttctagttcagttctagttcagttctagttcagttctacttcagttctagttctagttcagtctaagttctagttcagttattatTTCTAGTGCAGTTCTTGCTCTGCTTTTGCTatgtgaaatttattaaaacatctCCGTTAGTTTAGAAGACACTAAATTATTAATGCCCAAGTACATCGGAAAACAAATTTgctaacttttaataaaaaatatcgtaATTTGAACAAATAAGTTATCTTcaagttttaattttcaaaacaaatttatagaaaagtattctTTAACTTATAAAATCCTAttggatatacatatatttacaaaaaccccaacaatatgtacatacatgcatatatatttatgtgtgtaCATAAAAGCTCGCTCTTTTCTCTACAATCGTGTACCAATTCcacatatatttgtttattcagaaacaaaatgaaaatgaaacaaaCATTCAGTATCATGTCAATAGTGTGTTAGTCATTATCAcagtgtttttattataaagtggCCTCACCTCATAGACACagctgattattttttatttttcaaacgcaaaaaataggaaaatttgACAGAAGTATAGgttattacaaaaacaagtgGCTAATTTTGACAGTTTGATTAGgtgtataacaaaaacaattgaatgtgttttttttgtagatGTTTGTTGTATGTACAACAAATTCTGTTGTCACTTTAGTAATACACTTGGGTAATTATTAGATAATATCACTTTAATAATTCTCTTGCGTTTTTAAATCAATACAGTACAACCTCTATTTgttgaattatttaataattgaaaataaaaaaaatcatttaaaagtataaactaagatatttataatttaaattaagaaatacaGAGTTTAGAAAgaatattatgtaaaattattttttaatttttaataaacacacTAACCGAGAATTTACTGTAGTTTCATTTCAACTGAGCTTAACTAAAAGTGAGACacaaattgtatttcatttatttctctCACAATATAAAACAGTCTTACTCAATTTGTTGTAGTGaaagcattaaaaatattattacctaatttatttgtttatttatatttttttattaactatgGAAAATCACCGCCTGCAAGTTGTGAATAAAGTTACACAAAATCCCTATTTACTGGCCTATATCTTCAAATTCACATCGTGTCAAACAcagttgaaattaataaaaatctctGGTTATTTTCAATATGTCATCCAATATCATATTTGGAAAGTGAAATATCAAAATCTACAAATCGAAGAAGATAAACCGAGTTATACGATTGCGAGTGTGAAGCCCGAAGAAATTCTAAGACAAATACATTTTCAAGAATTTCTATATTTAagtgttgacattataaaacaattaagcaTTTCTAGTTACTCGTATCAGCAGCGCTCAATAATATTCCAGCTTGAGAGAGTATTTCCAAATTTAATAGCTTTACGACtcgaaagctttttatttaaagggAATGAAGACTACAAGTATCTGAggaaaatttttccaaatttaaaaaaactctatataaaaaattgttttgccgATAATTCTCTTACACATCCAATCATAAGCAAGGACAATTTGCCAAGGGAAATTTTCGTACAGTGGCCCTATTTGGAAGAATTgagaataaaacattttaaaaaatattccataGATGGAAAAATGTGTCCACAACATGTTTATGTGAAAAATGATTTggataaaaaatgattttaataaaataaatgaaagttatgaaataaaaaaggaagAGTTAATTTGTTTCTATCAGTTTGTTTTAGAGCCCTGATCGGCAAAGAGCTTTGTTTACACT
Proteins encoded:
- the LOC124420454 gene encoding uncharacterized protein LOC124420454; the protein is MFVVCTTNSVVTLVIHLVVNKVTQNPYLLAYIFKFTSCQTQLKLIKISGYFQYVIQYHIWKVKYQNLQIEEDKPSYTIASVKPEEILRQIHFQEFLYLSVDIIKQLSISSYSYQQRSIIFQLERVFPNLIALRLESFLFKGNEDYKYLRKIFPNLKKLYIKNCFADNSLTHPIISKDNLPREIFVQWPYLEELRIKHFKKYSIDGKMCPQHVYVKNDLDKK